The following are encoded together in the Populus trichocarpa isolate Nisqually-1 chromosome 5, P.trichocarpa_v4.1, whole genome shotgun sequence genome:
- the LOC18098475 gene encoding nuclear envelope-associated protein 2 has product MSVLERSSSTSTPVREIDPLLKDLNEKKLSFRKNVVSLAAELKGVRNRLASQEQSFAKETETRQEAENKAKIMEEEISRLQERMEERNGQLLASASTADKYLTELDRLRSQLAATQATADASAASAQSAQLQCLALIKELDAKNSSLKEHEERVTRLGEQLDNLQKDLQARESSQKQLKDEVTRIEHDIMKAISQAGDSKDCELRKLLDEVSPKNFEKMNKLLVVKDEEITKLKDEIRVMSAHWKLKTKELESQLEKQRRADQELKKRVLKLEFCLQEARAQTRKLQRMGERRDKAIKELRDQLAAKKQAISEANNDKQNFWETSSFKVVVSMSMLILVVFSKR; this is encoded by the exons ATGTCAGTTTTGGAGAGATCATCGTCGACATCAACTCCTGTTAGAGAGATTGATCCCTTATTGAAGGATTTAAATGAGAAGAAGCTAAGTTTTAGGAAAAATGTTGTTTCTTTGGCTGCTGAGTTAAAGGGAGTGCGTAACCGCCTTGCATCTCAAGAGCAATCATTTGCTAAAGAAACAGAAACTAGACAG GAAGcagaaaataaagcaaaaatcaTGGAAGAGGAGATTAGCAGATTGCAGGAGAGAATGGAAGAGAGAAATGGCCAGCTTCTGGCTTCAGCTTCTACTGCTGATAAG TACCTCACGGAGTTGGATCGTCTCAGATCACAACTTGCAGCCACCCAAGCAACTGCGGATGCAAGTGCTGCCTCAGCTCAGTCAGCACAGCTTCAATGTTTAGCACTTATAAAAGAATTGGATGCAAAGAATAGCTCGTTAAAAGAGCATGAAGAGCGTGTAACTAGGCTAGGAGAGCAACTAGATAACTTGCAGAAGGATCTTCAAGCTAGGGAATCTTCCCAAAAGCAACTGAAAGATGAAGTTACGAGAATTGAGCATGATATTATGAAAGCCATTTCCCAGGCAGGAGACAGTAAAGATTGTGAACTGAGGAAATTATTAGATGAAGTTTCTCCTAAAAACTTTGAGAAGATGAATAAACTTTTGGTTGTTAAGGATGAAgaaataaccaaactgaaagATGAAATAAGAGTTATGTCTGCTCACTGGAAGCTTAAAACCAAGGAATTAGAATCACAG TTAGAGAAACAGCGACGAGCTGATCAGGAATTGAAGAAGAGGGTGTTGAAGTTGGAATTCTGTCTTCAGGAAGCTCGTGCTCAGACACGGAAGCTCCAGAGG ATGGGAGAGCGAAGGGATAAAGCTATTAAAGAACTCCGAGACCAGTTAGCAGCTAAGAAGCAGGCTATATCTGAAGCAAATAATGATAAGCAAAATTTCTGGGAGACATCTAGCTTCAAGGTTGTAGTTTCCATGTCAATGTTGATCTTGGTTGTTTTCTCCAAGCGATGA